Proteins encoded in a region of the Perca fluviatilis chromosome 8, GENO_Pfluv_1.0, whole genome shotgun sequence genome:
- the LOC120564583 gene encoding E3 ubiquitin-protein ligase TRIM39-like, which yields MSAVSCLLTEDQFLCSICLDVFTDPVSTPCGHNFCKTCITDHWDIDLPYQCPNCKKDFSTNPKLHVNTLVSEMAAKFRQSTQQIPEEVPRDVYSGSKLKTRLFFLACLMCVFMAWMVSEQKKGQAELIETIKEKIEKLAEGFVKDLKQEISELKKRNTEVEQLYVAEQEKLRKQKNLLPESDLKRVQQCEVDVTLDPDTAHPNLILSEDGKQVHDSDVTKNLPDNPEIFDTVAVLAKQSFSSGRFYYEVQVKGKADWTLGVARESVNRKEEITLSPQDGHWMISLMDGDLYIANADPLVRLSLKSRPQKVGVFVDYEEGLVSFYDADAEALIYSFTGCSFTEKLYPYFYPGHNYIGKDSAPLIISHVSH from the coding sequence ATGTCTGCTGTCAGCTGTCTGCTGACTGAAGATCAGTTTCTctgctccatctgtctggatgtgttcactgatccAGTCAGCACACCATGTGGACACAACTTCTGTAAAACCTGCATCACTGATCACTGGGATATTGATCTTCCATATCAGTGTCCCAACTGTAAAAAGGATTTTAGCACGAACCCTAAGCTACACGTCAACACTTTGGTCTCTGAGATGGCTGCTAAGTTCAGACAGTCAACTCAACAGATACCAGAAGAAGTTCCCCGTGACGTCTACTCGGGATCCAAACTGAAAACCCGGTTGTTCTTCCTGGCATGTCTGATGTGTGTCTTCATGGCCTGGATGGTGTCAGAACAAAAGAAAGGCCAGGCCGAGCTCATCGAAACGATCAAAGAGAAGATAGAGAAACTGGCTGAAGGCTTTGTCAAAGATCTGAaacaggaaatctctgagctgaAGAAGAGAAACACTGAGGTGGAACAGCTCTATGTGGCTGAGCAGGAGAAACTCAGGAAACAGAAGAACCTGCTCCCTGAGTCTGATCTGAAGAGGGTCCAGCAGTGTGAAGTGGATGTGACTcttgatcctgatacagcaCATCCTAATCTCATCCTGTCTGAAGATGGAAAACAAGTACATGATAGTGATGTAACGAAGAATCTCCCAGACAATCCAGAGATATTTGATACTGTTGCTGTCTTAGCAAAGCAGAGTTTCTCTTCAGGAAGATTTTATTACGAGGTTCAGGTTAAAGGGAAGGCTGATTGGACTTTAGGAGTGGCCAGAGAGTCGGTCAACAGGAAGGAAGAAATCACACTGAGCCCTCAGGATGGTCACTGGATGATATCTTTGATGGATGGTGATTTGTACATCGCTAATGCTGACCCTTTAGTCCGTCTCTCTCTGAAGTCTCGGcctcagaaggtgggggtgtttgtggattatgaggagggtctAGTCTCCTTTTATGACGCTGATGCTGAAGCTCTTATTtactcctttactggctgctccttcactgagaaacttTACCCATACTTTTATCCCGGTCATAATTATATTGGTAAAGACTCTGCACCTCTGATCATCTCTCATGTCAGTCACTGA